One region of Calderihabitans maritimus genomic DNA includes:
- a CDS encoding LytR/AlgR family response regulator transcription factor: MKLKALIVDDEYPARKELRYMLDQFDNVEVVGEATNAREALKLIKAMDYSILFLDIEMPGMNGLELSAAIQESTQRPYIIFTTAYEEYAVKAFEVNAVDYLLKPFDEKRLAQAINKVIQLVEKNQAKGNRQLQSQQSKINGTTVRIDRIPVEKEGKTVLVAEDEIIFAYTENDNVYIKTRDECMLTRFTLKDLETRLDDKNFFRTHRCYIVNLTKVKEIIPLFNGTYILIVDDDTRSEVPVSRNQAKKLKKILGM, from the coding sequence ATGAAGTTGAAAGCGCTAATCGTTGACGACGAATATCCGGCCCGTAAAGAACTGCGATATATGCTGGATCAGTTTGATAATGTGGAGGTAGTGGGAGAAGCTACTAACGCCCGAGAAGCTTTAAAATTAATTAAAGCTATGGACTATTCCATATTATTTTTGGATATTGAAATGCCCGGTATGAACGGCCTCGAACTGAGTGCGGCCATCCAGGAAAGTACCCAGCGGCCGTATATTATATTTACTACCGCCTATGAGGAATACGCCGTTAAAGCTTTCGAAGTTAATGCAGTGGATTATCTACTGAAACCTTTTGACGAAAAACGCCTCGCCCAGGCTATCAACAAAGTCATTCAACTAGTAGAAAAAAACCAGGCCAAAGGCAACCGACAACTCCAGTCTCAACAATCTAAAATTAATGGAACTACGGTGCGTATTGATCGTATTCCTGTAGAAAAAGAGGGTAAAACCGTATTGGTAGCGGAGGATGAAATCATTTTCGCCTATACGGAAAACGACAACGTCTATATTAAGACCCGTGATGAATGCATGCTCACCCGTTTCACCTTAAAAGACCTGGAGACACGTCTTGACGACAAGAACTTCTTCCGCACTCATCGCTGTTACATTGTCAACCTGACCAAGGTTAAGGAAATAATTCCGCTTTTTAACGGCACCTACATTTTGATTGTAGACGATGATACTAGAAGCGAAGTCCCGGTCAGCCGTAATCAAGCCAAGAAATTGAAGAAAATTTTGGGGATGTGA